Genomic window (Acidobacteriota bacterium):
TGATGATCGGAGATTCCCGCAAAGCGATGCACCGCCGCCGGTCCGGGCATGCGAAGCCGCATATGGTGCCGATTGGAGAGTCCGACGGTCAGCGATTCCACTTCATCGCCGATTGGAACCTCGACTGGGACTTGCGGCACGGTGTACAGCAGAGAGCGCACCAACCGGTCCAGTTCAGCGTCCGCGATCAGATGGGCGGTTTGCTGGCCGCGCATCGATCCACCCAGGACGCGCGAGAGACTGAGAACCGCGGCGCTTCCACAGGCCAGACATCGAGGCGTGTTGTTCTCGCTGAGGAGTTCGCACTCCACACAAAAGACAGCGAGCTTCAAATTTACAAAGTTCACATCTGCGGGAGCCAGCGAACCTGTCATTCGAGCTTTCTTCCTCCCTGCGTGTCTGGGGGATGAACGAAAATAAATTCCAATGCTGTGTGGTGTAAGTGACCGCGCTGGTTCGCCCTGTGGATAAGCGGTCTCGGGCGTGGCCCTATAATCAGGACCTATGGTTTTCCTGCGTTTTTTGATGATGCTGGCTCTCGTCGTATGGCTGGGCGGGCTTATTTTCTTCGCATTTGTGGTTGCGCCCACGGTATTTTCTCCAGGACTTCTGCCTACACGGCATCTCGCCGGTGAAATTGTCGGCCGTTCCCTCGGCGCGTTGCACTGGATGGGCATCATTTCCGGAATTGTTTTTCTGATCGCTTCGGCGATCTACAACCGGATGACCGAGGGGCATACAAGGCTACTCGCAGGACGTCACGTGCTGATCGTAACGATGTTGTTGCTCACGATGATTTCGCAATTTGCGATCACTCCCAAGATGCTTGCTCTGAGGGAGCAGGCCGTGGTGATCGACAACCTCCCGGTGGACAGCCCGCTGCGCTTGGAGTTTAACCGCCTGCACATCTGGTCAGAGAAATTCGAAGAAGGAATATTTCTCCTGGGTTTGGGCGCGTTGTTCCTGACCGCGAAGAAATTGCAGTAGGCTCTTCGTGTTCCTTGCGGCGAAGGTCCCAAAGAAAATCCTGAGTGAATTGGCCTTCCTCGTGACTGCAACCTCAGCTTGCCGCGGCAATGATTTATTCTGATATGTACCCTGAGACCTAAGACCTAACACCTGAGACCTGATTTCATGAAAACTGGCATTATCGGCCTGCCACAGGTAGGCAAAACATCTTTGTTTCGCATTCTTACCAAGGCGAACCTCTCCGAGCAAGCCTACTCGAACCCGCGCGAAGCGCATGTCGGCGTCGCTAAAGTTCCCGACGAGCGCCTCGACAAACTGGCCGCACTCTACAACCCCAAGAAGCTGACACACGCGGCCGTGGAATATGTGGACGTAGGCGCGGTCGGGCAGGACGCTTTGAAAGAGACGTCCTATATCACACACCTGCGCAGCGTCGATGCGCTCATCCATGTGCTACGGGCATTCGAGGACGACACGATTCCTCACGTCGGCGGCATCGACCCGCTGCGTGACATCAAGAATGTTGAATTCGATCTGATGGTGAGCGATCTGGGTCAGATTGAAAAACGGCTCGAACGCCTGGAAAAAGATTTGAAGAAGATGAAGACTCCCGAGCTCGAACGGGAAAACGAGTTGCTGATCAAAGCCAAGGCCCATCTCGAGACGGAAAAGCCGCTGCGCGAAATGGAGATGACCGGCGAAGACAAGAAGCGCATCCGTGGATTCATGTTCCTGAGCGAGAAGCCCATCCTTTACGTGCTCAATATCGGCGAGAGCACCCATCTCGGCACGGATCTGGAAGCGGCGGTGGCTAAGTTCAAGTTGAGTGAAGTCGCAGCGAGGCCCAATGCCGGAGGCACGGCAATCTGCGGCAAAGTTGAGGCCGAACTGTCGGAGATGTCCGATGAAGACGCGGCAGAATTTCTTGGCAGCTACGGTCTGACGGAAAGCGGCCTGTCGCGCCTGATCCGGACCAGCTATCACCTGCTCGGCCTGATGTCATTTTTCACCGCCGGAGAAGACGAGTGCCGCGCCTGGACGATCCCGATCAACACGCGTGCGCAAAACGCCGCCGGAGCAATTCACTCCGACCTGGAGAAACACTTCATCCGAGCCGAGACCATCCGCTGGGATCAGTTACTGGAAGCGGGTTCGGAAGCCAACGCCCGCGCCAAGGGAACGTTGCGGCTCGAAGGCAAGGATTACATCGTGAAGGATGGCGACGTGATGCACATCCGGCACAGCGGCTGAGTAGCGAGTTCCCAGTTCCCGATTCTCAATTCTCAGTTCTTGGTCATGTGGGAATGGCTGGCAGCGGCCCACCACAATTGGAATCCTCGCCTACACCTGTTAGGCTTGCCAATCCGCATGCATCCGATTACCACCAGTTTGTTGCTGGGCATGACCGCGGCGATGGCCAATGTGTTTGGCGGGACTATCATTGTCCAGCGCAATTGGGAGCGGCGGTATCTGAAATATTTTATCGCTCTGGGCGCCGGATTCATGCTGGCAACGGCGCTGCTGGAAGTGGTCCCGGCGAGCCTGGAATTGCGTGGCAGGTCCGGAGCGCTGCTCATCCTGGCTGGATATCTGATCATTCATTTTTTCGAGCACACGCTCTCGCCGCACTTTCATTTTGGAGAAGAAGTTCACAGCGACGAATTTGTGCATGCGCATAAGAGCTATTCCGTGCTGGTAGGACTGACCATTCACACATTCTTTGACGGAATCGCAATCGCGTCCGGCTTCCTCGTTTCCAATTGGCTGGGCTGGATCATCTTCCTCGCGGTCTTCCTGCACAAGATTCCGGAAGGCTTCACGGTCGCGTCCGTAATGCTGGCCAGTGGACGAAGCCGCGCCACAGCCTGGTGGGCCTCCGCACTTCTGGGCGCCGCGACTATGGCCGGAGTTTTCGTAATGGCCATCTTTCGACATCAGGTCAGCGCAGGACTTCCACTCGCTGCTGGCGTCACAATCTACGTCGCCGCGTCGGACTTGATTCCAGAGGTAAACAAAGAGCCGGGAGTGAAGATGGCTCTGGTCGTGTTCTTAGGCGTAGGGATGATGTTTCTGCTGGATTACTTTTTCCACGTTCACTAAGTAGTTCTCAGTTCCCGATTCTCAGTTCTCAGTAAAACCGAACATTTTCGATGTGCGCAGGTCACAGCGTGCCGCGCCCAAAAAAGCCATCGTTACAGTTCGGAGGCAACATGGGGCGGTCTTATCGCGACCTGATCGCTTGGCAGAAAGCAATGAAGCTTGTAACGGGAATTTATTCTTCGACCCACCGTTTTCCGAGCGAAGAGCGGTTCGGGATTACAAATCAACTAAGGCGCGCAGCGGTTTCTGTACCCAGCAACATCGCGGAAGGGCAGGCTCGATTTTCGCAGAAGGAATTTCACCACTTCCTCAGTCAAGCGCGTGGTTCGCTGGTGGAAATTGAAACGCAACTGATGATTGCGAGAGACCTGAAGTACCTTCATCCCGGCAAAACGGAAGCTCTGCTTGCCTTAACCGAAGAACTCGGCAAAATCCTGAACGGACTGATCGCCTCCATCAAGAACCGGGCCGCCTGAACGCCGCAAGGTTTCCACTGAGAACTGAGAACCGGGAACTGAGAACTGCTTCTAGCTATTCCACCTGATGTTTCGCCGTGTACCCTTCCCGGGTGTAGACGATTGTTTTTACATCTTTGCCCTTCTGATCGCGCACTTTGAGCGGGCCGCCGTCGGGTGCTTGCAACTCGACTTTTATTTTTCGATACGTGCCGTCGAGTTTGGTGTTGCTGGGATGGTAGGTAATCGAGTACTGGTTGCGGAGATCGGCGGCGATGTCGTGAAAGATCCCGGGCAGTTCTCCTTCAAAGCGCGGGAAGTAAGCGTGCCCGCCGGTTAGGCTGGCAAACGTTCGCATCTCGTTGTCACCCTGCAGGTAGTCCATGTTGTCGGTCGGGATGCCCATACCGTGCTCGAAGCGGCAGCCATGGGTTTCGCAGTAGTTGCGCACTGCGAATCCAACGCTGATCGGATAGATCGAAGTATCCTTGGTGGCCTTAACTTTCTTGAGAATCTTGTCGAGCGTGAGCTTGCTGAAAGAGTCGATCCCAGTGGTGACCAGGATGATGTACTTCTTGCCCTCAATGCGATCCAGCCGGTCCAGCGTGTCGAACACGGCGTCGAAAAGGTTCGTCTCCGCGAAGCCGGGGATGCGCAGCTGGTTCAACGCTCCGTATACGGCACGCTTGTCCTGGGTAAAGTCCGC
Coding sequences:
- a CDS encoding DUF4149 domain-containing protein; translated protein: MVFLRFLMMLALVVWLGGLIFFAFVVAPTVFSPGLLPTRHLAGEIVGRSLGALHWMGIISGIVFLIASAIYNRMTEGHTRLLAGRHVLIVTMLLLTMISQFAITPKMLALREQAVVIDNLPVDSPLRLEFNRLHIWSEKFEEGIFLLGLGALFLTAKKLQ
- the ychF gene encoding redox-regulated ATPase YchF encodes the protein MKTGIIGLPQVGKTSLFRILTKANLSEQAYSNPREAHVGVAKVPDERLDKLAALYNPKKLTHAAVEYVDVGAVGQDALKETSYITHLRSVDALIHVLRAFEDDTIPHVGGIDPLRDIKNVEFDLMVSDLGQIEKRLERLEKDLKKMKTPELERENELLIKAKAHLETEKPLREMEMTGEDKKRIRGFMFLSEKPILYVLNIGESTHLGTDLEAAVAKFKLSEVAARPNAGGTAICGKVEAELSEMSDEDAAEFLGSYGLTESGLSRLIRTSYHLLGLMSFFTAGEDECRAWTIPINTRAQNAAGAIHSDLEKHFIRAETIRWDQLLEAGSEANARAKGTLRLEGKDYIVKDGDVMHIRHSG
- a CDS encoding ZIP family metal transporter translates to MHPITTSLLLGMTAAMANVFGGTIIVQRNWERRYLKYFIALGAGFMLATALLEVVPASLELRGRSGALLILAGYLIIHFFEHTLSPHFHFGEEVHSDEFVHAHKSYSVLVGLTIHTFFDGIAIASGFLVSNWLGWIIFLAVFLHKIPEGFTVASVMLASGRSRATAWWASALLGAATMAGVFVMAIFRHQVSAGLPLAAGVTIYVAASDLIPEVNKEPGVKMALVVFLGVGMMFLLDYFFHVH
- a CDS encoding four helix bundle protein; protein product: MGRSYRDLIAWQKAMKLVTGIYSSTHRFPSEERFGITNQLRRAAVSVPSNIAEGQARFSQKEFHHFLSQARGSLVEIETQLMIARDLKYLHPGKTEALLALTEELGKILNGLIASIKNRAA
- a CDS encoding VWA domain-containing protein, translating into MPSGTHQGLKCAAPALRKLLTILVICLFLAVATRAVFAQDTSQQPPAPANPNKQDTPPAAGGPGTDVGPYAIPKKKEQPPEPPPEKPKKIEGMPDYSIKVDVPLVGLDVLVTTKDGQFVPGLGKDNFKIFEDGVEQKVANFSQNGDKPITAVLLVEFASTNYRFMYDALNASYAFANTLKKDDWIAVISYDMKPYILADFTQDKRAVYGALNQLRIPGFAETNLFDAVFDTLDRLDRIEGKKYIILVTTGIDSFSKLTLDKILKKVKATKDTSIYPISVGFAVRNYCETHGCRFEHGMGIPTDNMDYLQGDNEMRTFASLTGGHAYFPRFEGELPGIFHDIAADLRNQYSITYHPSNTKLDGTYRKIKVELQAPDGGPLKVRDQKGKDVKTIVYTREGYTAKHQVE